The Aneurinibacillus uraniidurans genome segment CCTGCGTATGTGCGCATGCGGTAAGCAGGGTGGTACCGCGAGAAGATAGCTCTCGTCCCTGATAGAGGGATGAGGGCTTTTTATATATTGAAATAACAGATGGAGGGGTTACATATGAAACGTTTAAGTTCGGCGGAGATTCGCCAGATGTTTCTTGATTTCTTTCAAAGTAAGGGGCATAAAATTGAGCCAAGCATGCCGTTGATTCCAATTGATGATGCATCTCTTTTGTGGATTAATAGTGGCGTGGCGACGCTGAAAAAATATTTTGACGGACGCGTGATTCCGGATAATCCACGAATTACGAATTCACAAAAGTCGATTCGTACGAATGATATTGAGAATGTAGGAAAGACAGCACGCCACCATACATTCTTCGAGATGCTGGGTAACTTCTCAATCGGTGATTATTTTAAGGAAGAAGCGATTACATGGGCGTGGGAATTCCTTACAAGTCCAGAGTGGATTGCATTCGATCCTGAGAAACTGTCGGTTACGATTCACCCGGAAGATGATGAGGCGTATGAGATTTGGAGCAAGAAGATGGGAGTACCGGATGAGCGTATTGTGCGCTTGGAGGGTAACTTCTGGGATATCGGGGAAGGCCCATGCGGACCGAACAGTGAGATCTTTTTTGATCGTGGTGAAGCATTCGGCAATGATCCGAGTGATCCAGAACTGTATCCAGGCGGCGAGAATGAACGCTACCTTGAAATCTGGAATCTCGTATTCTCCCAGTACAATCATAATCCAGACGGCTCATACACGCCGCTGCCGAAGAAAAACATTGATACAGGTGCCGGCCTTGAACGCCTAGCGTCTGTACTACAAGAAGTAGACAATAACTTCGAGACGGATCTTCTGTTCCCGATCATTGAAGCAACAGCTAGCATTTCCGGCAAAAAATACGGCGAGTCTGAAGAATTCGACGTAGCCTTCAAAGTAATCGCAGACCATGCGCGTACAGTTGTATTCGCAATCGGTGACGGTGCGCTGCCATCGAATGAAGGACGCGGCTATGTTATCCGTCGCCTGCTTCGCCGTGCGGTTCGCTACGGAAAAGTGCTCGGCATCGAGAAACCATTCCTTGCAAGCTTGACGCCGGTTGTTGGGGAAATTATGAAGGCATACTATCCGGAAGTGCTTGAGAAGCGTGAATTCATCGAGCGTGTCATTAAAAATGAAGAAGAGCGTTTCCATGAGACACTGAATGAAGGTCTGCACATTCTAGAGCAAATGGTAGAGACAGCCAAAGCCGCAGGACAGACACAAATTGCGGGTCCAGAAGCGTTCAAACTGTATGATACGTATGGCTTCCCATTCGACCTCACGGAAGACTTCGCGATGGAAAAAGGCATGACCGTGGACCGCGAAGGATTCGATGCGGCAATGGAAGAGCAGCGTGCCCGCGCTCGTGCAGCTCGTCATGATGAGAACAGCATGCAAGTACAGGGCGGTGTTCTTGGCGACATTAAAGTGGCTAGTGAGTTCGTTGGATACACGAATCTTGTAGCGGATGCGAAAATTGTGGCGCTGATTCATGAGAATGAACAGGTTGATATGGTAGGTGCAGGGGCTGAATGCCAGATCATTCTGGACCGCACTCCATTCTATGCGGAGTCCGGCGGTCAGGTAGCCGATAAAGGTACACTGACAGCAGGTGATACAAAGGCACAAGTAAAAGATACACAGAAGGGACCGAATGGTCAGAACGTGCATACTGTATTGGTGGAGACAGGTACGCTCAAAATTGGCGATACAGTTGCAGCGCATGTCAATCGGGCATCTCGTGCGGATATCGTGAAAAACCATACCGCGACTCACCTACTGCATCAGGCGCTTAAGGACGTGCTTGGCACGCATGTAAATCAGGCTGGTTCCTTAGTATCACCAGAGCGTCTGCGTTTTGACTTCTCTCACTTTGGTGCGGTAACACCAGAAGAGCTCGAACAAGTTGAAGCAAACGTGAATGAGCAAATCTGGCATAATATTCAAGTTGATATTATGAATAAATCGCTCACAGAAGCAAAAGCTATGGGCGCAATGGCGTTATTTGGCGAGAAATACGGCGACACCGTTCGTGTTGTACAGGTAGGCGACTACAGCCTTGAGTTGTGCGGGGGCTGCCACGTTCATAACACAGCTGAGATCGGGCTGTTCAAGATCGTAAGCGAAGTGGGAATTGGCGCTGGTACAAGACGTATCGAAGCTGTAACAGGTCGCATGGCATATGAGTATTTGAACAAGCAGCTTCAAACGCTTAAATTCGTGGCTGATGAGCTGAAAACAACCGTACCAAATGTTCCACAGCGCATCGAAACGCTCAAAGTTGAGATGAAAGACATGGAGCGTGAAAACGAATCGCTGCGTGCGAAGTTGAGCAATCTCGAAGCGGCATCCCTGACTGACCAAGTAGAGGACATCAACGGTGTTAGCGTCCTTGCTGCAAAAGTAAATGGTGTAGATATGGATAACTTGCGCAGCATGGTAGATGATCTGAAACAAAAACTTGGCTCTGCTGTTGTTGTGCTCGGATCTGTGAAAGAGGATAAAGTAAACCTTGTAGCCGGTGTAACAGCTGATCTCGTTGGGCGAGGTCTACATGCAGGGAAAGCTGTTAAAGAAGCTGCTTCGCGTTGCGGCGGAGGCGGTGGTGGTCGTCCGGATATGGCGCAGGCTGGCGGTAAAAATCCAGAACAGCTGTCCGACGCACTCGCTTTCGTGAAAAACTGGGTACGCGAACAAATTTAGTTTTGGCTGGAACAGGAATTTGGCCGAGCGAAGCGAATTATGAAAGGATAGAGATCCTTTGAAAGAGGTGCTAGCAGTGAGTTCCATGGATCATACAATGAAGTTTACATTTAAACCGGACGATGTGGAAGCGGAAGCCCGCGATGTGCTGCTCAGCGTGTACAGTGCGCTTGATGAAAAAGGGTACAACCCGATTAATCAGATTGTTGGTTACCTGATCTCGGGTGACCCGGCGTATATTCCGCGTCATAACAACGCACGTACCATGATCCGCAAGCTAGAGCGTGACGAATTAATCGAGGAACTTGTTCGTTCGTATCTTCGCCAGCACGGTAGCTAAATTCCGTAGAGCTACGCATCCGGCCAGGCCGCCGTTCATGGGGCAACGAGCCGGAGCAATTATTAGGCAAGAGCAGGAGACACATGTATGCGCAGGATGGGACTCGATGTCGGAGACAAAACAATCGGAGTGGCAGTCAGCGACGAGCTTGGCTTCACTGCCCAGGGAATTGAAACAATCCGACGTGAAGGCAAGAAAAAAGATTATCTCCGTCTCGAAGAACTCATAAAACAGTATGAGATCGGGGAAATTATTGTTGGGCTTCCCAAGAACATGAACGGTACGATTGGACCTCGGGGAGAACTGTGCCAGGCATTCGGAGAGTACGTGCATAACCGCTCCCGCATTCCGGTTGTGATGTGGGATGAGAGGCTTACCACGATGGCAGCCGAGCGTACGCTGCTTGAAGCGGATGTAAGCCGCAAGAAGCGAAAACAAGTCATCGACAAAATGGCGGCGGTCATGATTTTACAAAATTACATGGATGCCAACCCACAAATAGGAGGTTAATTCGTATGGAAATGGAAAACATGGAAGTAAACGTTGGGGAATACATTACAATCACAGACGAAGAATCAGGTCAGGAGATTGAATTCCTGGTAATGTACATCTTCGAAATCGAAGATCGTACGTATCTCTGCCTCGTGCCTGCTGATCAGGAAGAAGAGGAAGAGTACGAAGTAGAGTTTATGCGCTATGACGGCTCTGACATGCTGCATCCGATCGAAAACGATGAGGAATGGGAACAGGTTGAAGCGACATTTGAAACGCTCATGAACGAACTCGATAACGAGGAAGTATAAGCGTTACTAACGATATGATGTAACACCGAAACCGCTCACGTACTGGGCGGTTTTTTGGTGTATAATAAACGGATGGAATTGGTGCATAAAGGAGAGGGAGAGTTGTGCGACAGATAGCAAAGCTTATGGGGGGGATTCTACTGTTGTTTGCCGTGCTTGTTGGCGGGATGGGCTACTATGTACACAGCGCGCTGCAACCAGTAGAAGAAAACAAAGGGCAGAAGAAAGTTATTGAGATTCCACCGAGTTCATCTACAGCAGAGATTGGACAGATTTTAGAAAAAGAAAAGATCATTAAAAATGGGCGAATCTTTTCTTTATATTTGAAGTTCGGAGAAAAATCCCCCGTACTAAAAGCAGGGAAATATCAGCTGACTATTGGGGATACGATTGAGCAGATTACGGCGAAAATGGAGAAGGGTGAATTTTATAAAGATGATCATGTAGTAACCATTCCAGAAGGGTTCACCATTGAGCAGATTGCGACCCGTCTTGAAGAAAAGAAAATTGTGAGCAGGGCTGCATTTTTGAAAGAGGTAAACCAGGGAGTATTTACACAGGAGATTCTTAAAGGAATTCCGCAAGGGGACAAGCGTATCAAGTATCGTTTGGAAGGATACTTGTTCCCAGATACGTATGAGTTCAAAAAAGGCAGCACAGCACATGATGTGATCAATAAAATGCTGGATCAAACAGAAGAAGTCTGGAATACGGAATGGAATGCGAAGTTCCAACAGCATCATCTTACGCGCCATCAAGCGATTACGCTCGCATCCATTGTGGAACGGGAAGTGCGCGTCGATGAAGAGCGGCCGATTGTCGCAGGTGTCTACTTCAACCGTTTGGCCAAGCAGATGCCGCTGCAGTCAGATGCGACCGTTCAGTATTTGTTCGGCAAGCAAAAAGAGCGGGTAACCTTTGCTGATTTGAAGCAGGTGAGTCCGTATAACACGTATAAAGTGAAAGGATTACCGCCAGGTCCGATTGCAAGCCCGGGTAAGAAGTCGCTCGAGGCTGTAGCGAATGCCCAGAAGAATGATTACTTGTTCTATGTTACGAAAAAAGACGGCTCTGGTGGGCATTACTTTGCGAAAACGTACGAAGAGCATCTGAAAAACATCGAACGCAGCAAACAGAACGAAAAATAGATTTTACACTATCAGTATGTTATTATAAAGAAGTTTTGAAGGAAGGATGGTATTCGTATGATTACCGGGGACGCAGTCACACACTATATTGAACGTCTCGTTCCGGTGCGTGATGAATTGTTGTCGCGTATGGAGCAGGAAGCGGCGGCAGAACATATCCCGATTATTCAGCTTCCAGCCGTGCAAATGCTTCGCTTTCTACTTACGATGCATCAGCCGAAGAATATTCTGGAAGTCGGCATGGCGATCGGGTATTCAACGATCTGGCTTGCGCGCGCAGCGGATGAAGCACGCATTACATCCATTGAGATTTCGGAGGAAATGGTGCAGCGAGCAACTCGTAATTTTGCCGAAGCTGGCGTAAGCGACCGGATCACGGTGCTGCATCAGGATGCACAGGAAGGTCTGGCAGATGAGCAGGAATTTGACTGCATCTTTCTAGACGCGGCCAAGGGACAGTATCGGAAGTATTTCGATTTGTACGTCCCGCATCTGAAAAAAGGCGGCCTTCTGATCTGTGACAATGTTTTATTTCGCGGGATTGTGGCAGAGCCGGATGAGAATGTGCCGAAAAACAAGCGTGGCATGATTACGAAGCTGCGCAGCTTTAATGAATTTCTTGCAGCCCACCCCGCATTGGAGACGACTTTCGTCCCGATTGGAGACGGGCTTGCGTTATGCATAAAACGGGGGGACCTATCGTGAAAAAACCAGAATTACTCTGTACAGCTGCGAACCTTGATGAGCTGGTGCAGATGATGGATGCCGGCGCTGATGCGATAAGCATTGGGCATGAGCGTTTTGGCTTGCGTGTGGCGGGTAACTTCTCACTCGATGAGATTCGCGAAGCCGTGAAGTTGGCGCATGCTCGCAGCGTAAAAATTTATGTATCGGTAAATGCTGTGTTGCACAATGCTGATCTAGAGGAATTACCGGACTACTTGAAAGCACTCGATGAGATCGGTGTCGATGCGGTCGTGTTTGGTGATCCAGCCGTGGTTATGACGGCACGTCAAGTCGGTTTGAAAGCGCCGCTGCACTGGAATGCAGAAGTGCTGACAACGAACTATGAAACGATGAACTACTGGGGCAGCAAGGGTGCGACCCGTGCATTTGTCGCACGTGAGTTAAACATGGATGCGATTATCGAAACGAAAGAAAATGCGGACGTAGAAATTCAAGTACAGGTGCACGGGGCGACATGTATTTTTCATTCCCGCCGTGATCTTGTGACAAACTATGAGAAGCACAAAGGTGAGGAAGCCGCACGCCCTGGTCTGGATCGTGGATTGTTCATTACGGAAGAGAAGCGGGATGAGCTCCAGTATCCGATCTATGAAGACCGAAACGGTACCCATATTATGAGTTCCGAAGACATCTGCATTCTAGAGTACCTGGATGAGCTGATGGATGCGGAGATTGACAGTTTCAAAATCGAAGGCATTATGAAGGATGCAGCATACAATGCCAAAGTCGTGGCGATCTATCGTGCTGCAATTGATACGTATATGGAAGATCCAGCTGCATTTCAGGATAAAACAGCAGAATGGATGAAAGAGATTGAGGCCATCCAGCCAGCTGAACGTGAACTGACGACAGGTTTCTTCTTTAAAGAGCAAGTTTATTAATCGAGGTGATCCGAATGACGGAATCAAATACAAGTAAAATCATCACACCGCGCGGACCAATTCTGCAAAAGCCAGAAGTGCTGGCACCAGCCGGTAATTTGGAGAAGTTGAAATATGCGGTTCGCTATGGTGCAGATGCCGTATATATTGGCGGCCAAAGTCTTGGCTTGCGGGCAAATGCCGATAACTTTTCTTTCGATGAAATGAAGGAAGCAACCGAGTTTGCCCACGCTCACAATGCAAAAGTCTTCGTCGCAACGAACATCATTGCGCACAATGAAGACTTGCACCAGGTAGATGAGTTCATGCGCAACTTGCAGCGTGCAGGCATTGATGCCATTATCGTGGCAGACCCGGCACTTATTCAGCGCACGAAGCAGGCAGCTCCGGATCTTGAACTGCACTTGAGCACACAGGCATCGACAACGAACTGGCAGACGGTGCAGTTCTGGAAAGAGGAAGGCGTCAGCCGGGTTGTACTGGCACGTGAAGTGTCTGTACAAGAAATCCGTGAGATTAAAAAGCATGTTGACATCGAGATTGAAGCGTTCATTCATGGTGCGATGTGTATTTCGTACTCCGGGCGCTGTGTGTTGTCTAACCACTTTACCGCACGTGATTCGAACCGTGGTGGCTGTTCCCAGTCTTGTCGCTGGCAGTACGACATGTTTGAATCCCTGCCAAAAGAAGAGGCTGCACTCGGACAGATCGGCAAAAAAGCATTGCCGATGTTTGGTGAGGAAGATCCGATGTTTACAATGAGTTCGAAAGACATGTGTATGCTCGAATACTTACCGGATATGATCGACGCTGGCGTGGACAGCTTCAAAATCGAAGGCCGTATGAAAAGCATTCACTATGTAGCGACTGTTGTAAACCAGTACCGTCGTGCTGTTGATGCCTACTGTGCGGACCCGGACAACTACAAGCTGAGCCCAGAATGGATGGAAGAAATCTGGAAAGCGTCACACCGTTCGATGACAACAGGCTTCTTCTATGGAACACCAGCTGAAACCGAGCAACTGTTTGGTGAGAATGAGGACATTCCACAGTATGATTTTGCTGGGCTTGTGCTCGATTACGATGCGGAAACAGGCATCGCAACCATTCAGCAGCGTAATAAATTTAGCGTTGGTGATACGATCGAATTTTTTGGTCCGAAGATGGATCGTTTTACGCAAACAATTGGTGAGATGTGGAATGACAAAGATGAGAAAATCGAGTCTGCTCCACATGCGATGCAAATTGTGAAGATGCGGGTAGACCGTCCTGTGGCACAACACGACATGATGAGAAAAGAGAAAAAGTAATACGGTTTACGCCCCCTTCTGTTTCGGCAAGACTGATGATAACAGTCTGCGTCGAAACAAAGGGGGCTTTTGTATGTCGATTTCGCGGAAGAAGCGGCGTATTTTTATCGTGGGGCTTTTATTTACGTTTCTTTACACTGGAATTATCAGTCATCTGGCGTGGATTCAGGTTGTGGCAACGCGATCGTTCTCGCCGCATCATGTTGATTTGGTCGAGCGAGCGGTAGCCCAGCGACGAGAGAAGCTTGTGCTTAACAGTGGGCGTGGCATGATCTATGACCGACAGGGGACTCCGCTGACTGGAGAAGAAAAAGTAGGTCTGGCGATATTTCCGCTTGTCCGGTATGATCTTGAGAAAAGTGGAAAAGTTGATAAGCTTGCCCGTATTCTTGGGATGACAGAGACGGAAGCATTTCAGTTGATTAAAGAGCGGAAACATGCAGGATTTTGGGAGGATGGATCAGGGAGTGTCGTTGCACTTCGACCAGAGCAGGCAAGGGAGATACAGGCACTTAGTATTGCTGGTGTATTGCCGCTTCCGGTTACGGCTCGCTATCCAAAAGATGAACTTGCTCCCCATATCATTGGCTATATTGGACAGAACGCGAAGCTCATTCAGGAGAAATATATGGATGATGTGCAGAGTGGCGCTCTTCACCCAAACAGCAAGATTGGGGTTGCTGGACTAGAGCGGACCTTTCAACCTTTTCTTGCTGGTGTCGGGGAGAAGTCTGTTTCGTACTATGTAGACGGGCGTGGGAATCCATTAAATGGTCTTGATATTCGGATGAATGAGGCACAAAATTCTTTTTATCCACTGTCAGTTATGACTACGCTGGATCGAACCATACAGCAAAAAGTAGAAGAAGCATTGCAGGCATCTCCGCTTCGAAAAGGAGCAGCGGTCATTCTGGATGTCGGAACGAGAGAAGTGCTTGCGAGTGCCTCGAAGCCGAACTTTGACCCGTCTCGTCCAAATCCAGGGACGAATGATTGGCAGAACCTTGCCATCAAGCAGACCACACCTGGCTCGATTTTTAAAATGGTAGTAGCGGCAGCGGCGCTTGAAGAAGGACTCGTTAAGCTCGATGATCATTTTGTATGTAAGGGGCAATACGGCAAGTACGGATTTACTTGCTGGAAGGAAGGAGGGCACGGCGAGCTGACGTTTGCGGAGGCGTTTGCCGATTCATGCAACATTACGTTTGCGGAGGTAGCAAAAAAAGTTGGGCCAGAGAAGCTTGAACTGTATGCCCGCAAGCTGGGACTGAATCAGGAAATTGGCTGGCAGAAGATGCCGTTCTATAAGCTTGGGTTGTTCCGACAATTCGATGGGGAAGAGAGGGGACGCGTGTTTGCACAGGATCGTCCTGTTCAAGATGAGGGTGTGTTAATTCAGACAGGAATCGGACAGCGGGATGTACAGTTGACCCCGCTGCAGGCAGCGAACATGGCAGCGATTATCGCGGGAGGTGGACAAAAGCAAAAGGTAAAAATCGTCCAGTCTATTAATTATCAAAATGGCACGACCTTTTATCGCTTTGAAGACCGCCCGCTTGATGGTGGTATGATCTCGCCGGAGACAGCGAGTAAGCTGCGTGGTCTTATGGAAGGGGTAGTGGATCACGGTACAGCTACCATGCTGAGAAATTTACCGTGGAAAGCCGCAGGCAAAAGCGGAACGGCTCAAATTACAGTAAACGGGGTAGCACGCAATAATCAATGGTTTGTCGGGTATGTACCGCGTGAGAATCCAAAGTATGCCATCGCTATACTGGCGGCAGACCAGCCGACGAAAGGCGTGAATGAAGCAACAAAACTGTTTGGAGAGATTGTAACCCGGATGGCACAGACAGAGAAGAAATAGCTAGAAGTAGGGAGGGAGAGAAATGAAACAGACGCTTAGTCGGATGACCAACAAGCTGTCGCCAGGTGGTAGCTTAAGTGTGGTGCTCACGGTTGGGGCTGTTTTAGCTTTGCTGTTGTTATTTATTTCAACTGCGATTGTAGATGAGGTATTAGAACAGGAAACAGTGCAATTTGATCAGATGGTATATGGTTGGCTGCACCAGATGCATAGTGCGGCAATCACTGCTGATGTAATTTTTTTGACGAACATGGGGTCAGCATTTCGCCTGATTCCGATTTATGTGTTGATTGTGATCATGCTCTTGATCTGGCGGAAACGGGAAGAAGCGCTTATGTTGACGTTTGCCCTTGGTGGAGGCGGAGCGCTCAATTATGTTTTGAAGCAGATATTCCGCCGCAGTCGCCCGGATGTGGAGCATCTGGTAGAAGCGGGGGGATATAGTTTTCCGAGTGGGCATGCGATGGTGTCGTTTATTTTTTACGGAATGCTTGCATATTTAGTCTGGTACTATTTGTACGAGTATCCGGTCTGGCGTTATCTGATTCCTGCTTTGCTTGTTTTGCTTGGGATTAGCATCGGCATTAGCCGTATATATCTTGGGGTGCATTATGCAACAGATGTTATTGCTGGGTTCACGATCGGGGGAATCTGGTTGATTGCTTGTATTGTCGGACTTCGGGCACTGCATTGGTATAAGGAAAAGCAAAGCAGTTGAACGTATGCGCTTTCTGCTTTGTTTTGTTATAATGGGAAATGGTTAGACAAGCTAGTAAGCACCCATATAAGGAGTGACAAACATGAGTGAAGCAGTACATACACTGGAAGGCTGGTTTGCCCTGCATGATTTTCGGACGATTGATTGGGTAGCATGGGGAGCCGCTACTGAAGCAGAACGCCAGGAAGCGATTGAAGAGTTGATGGCGTTTATGAATGATTGGACCGATATGGAAGAAGCGAAACAAGGAAGCAGTACCGCATTTACCGTAGTCGGTCATAAGGCTGACATTGCGTTTATGCATCTGCGCCCAACGCTCGAAGATATTGAAGAAGTCGAGAATGAATTTAATAAAACTGCATTCGCATCGTATACGGTTCGCGACTATTCATACGTTTCCGTTGTTGAGCTGAGCAGTTACATGTCACAGGAAGCAGACCCGATGCAGGACCCTGCGATTCGAGCACGTCTGTATCCGGCTCTACCGAAAACAAAACATGTATGCTTCTATCCGATGAATAAGAAGCGTGAAGGTAACGATAACTGGTACATGCTTAGCATGGAAGAGCGCCGCGGCATGATGCGCAGCCACGGCATGATTGGGCG includes the following:
- the alaS gene encoding alanine--tRNA ligase, translating into MKRLSSAEIRQMFLDFFQSKGHKIEPSMPLIPIDDASLLWINSGVATLKKYFDGRVIPDNPRITNSQKSIRTNDIENVGKTARHHTFFEMLGNFSIGDYFKEEAITWAWEFLTSPEWIAFDPEKLSVTIHPEDDEAYEIWSKKMGVPDERIVRLEGNFWDIGEGPCGPNSEIFFDRGEAFGNDPSDPELYPGGENERYLEIWNLVFSQYNHNPDGSYTPLPKKNIDTGAGLERLASVLQEVDNNFETDLLFPIIEATASISGKKYGESEEFDVAFKVIADHARTVVFAIGDGALPSNEGRGYVIRRLLRRAVRYGKVLGIEKPFLASLTPVVGEIMKAYYPEVLEKREFIERVIKNEEERFHETLNEGLHILEQMVETAKAAGQTQIAGPEAFKLYDTYGFPFDLTEDFAMEKGMTVDREGFDAAMEEQRARARAARHDENSMQVQGGVLGDIKVASEFVGYTNLVADAKIVALIHENEQVDMVGAGAECQIILDRTPFYAESGGQVADKGTLTAGDTKAQVKDTQKGPNGQNVHTVLVETGTLKIGDTVAAHVNRASRADIVKNHTATHLLHQALKDVLGTHVNQAGSLVSPERLRFDFSHFGAVTPEELEQVEANVNEQIWHNIQVDIMNKSLTEAKAMGAMALFGEKYGDTVRVVQVGDYSLELCGGCHVHNTAEIGLFKIVSEVGIGAGTRRIEAVTGRMAYEYLNKQLQTLKFVADELKTTVPNVPQRIETLKVEMKDMERENESLRAKLSNLEAASLTDQVEDINGVSVLAAKVNGVDMDNLRSMVDDLKQKLGSAVVVLGSVKEDKVNLVAGVTADLVGRGLHAGKAVKEAASRCGGGGGGRPDMAQAGGKNPEQLSDALAFVKNWVREQI
- a CDS encoding IreB family regulatory phosphoprotein, whose protein sequence is MSSMDHTMKFTFKPDDVEAEARDVLLSVYSALDEKGYNPINQIVGYLISGDPAYIPRHNNARTMIRKLERDELIEELVRSYLRQHGS
- the ruvX gene encoding Holliday junction resolvase RuvX, which codes for MRRMGLDVGDKTIGVAVSDELGFTAQGIETIRREGKKKDYLRLEELIKQYEIGEIIVGLPKNMNGTIGPRGELCQAFGEYVHNRSRIPVVMWDERLTTMAAERTLLEADVSRKKRKQVIDKMAAVMILQNYMDANPQIGG
- a CDS encoding DUF1292 domain-containing protein, with the protein product MEMENMEVNVGEYITITDEESGQEIEFLVMYIFEIEDRTYLCLVPADQEEEEEYEVEFMRYDGSDMLHPIENDEEWEQVEATFETLMNELDNEEV
- the mltG gene encoding endolytic transglycosylase MltG; protein product: MRQIAKLMGGILLLFAVLVGGMGYYVHSALQPVEENKGQKKVIEIPPSSSTAEIGQILEKEKIIKNGRIFSLYLKFGEKSPVLKAGKYQLTIGDTIEQITAKMEKGEFYKDDHVVTIPEGFTIEQIATRLEEKKIVSRAAFLKEVNQGVFTQEILKGIPQGDKRIKYRLEGYLFPDTYEFKKGSTAHDVINKMLDQTEEVWNTEWNAKFQQHHLTRHQAITLASIVEREVRVDEERPIVAGVYFNRLAKQMPLQSDATVQYLFGKQKERVTFADLKQVSPYNTYKVKGLPPGPIASPGKKSLEAVANAQKNDYLFYVTKKDGSGGHYFAKTYEEHLKNIERSKQNEK
- a CDS encoding O-methyltransferase, with the translated sequence MITGDAVTHYIERLVPVRDELLSRMEQEAAAEHIPIIQLPAVQMLRFLLTMHQPKNILEVGMAIGYSTIWLARAADEARITSIEISEEMVQRATRNFAEAGVSDRITVLHQDAQEGLADEQEFDCIFLDAAKGQYRKYFDLYVPHLKKGGLLICDNVLFRGIVAEPDENVPKNKRGMITKLRSFNEFLAAHPALETTFVPIGDGLALCIKRGDLS
- a CDS encoding peptidase U32 family protein, with the protein product MKKPELLCTAANLDELVQMMDAGADAISIGHERFGLRVAGNFSLDEIREAVKLAHARSVKIYVSVNAVLHNADLEELPDYLKALDEIGVDAVVFGDPAVVMTARQVGLKAPLHWNAEVLTTNYETMNYWGSKGATRAFVARELNMDAIIETKENADVEIQVQVHGATCIFHSRRDLVTNYEKHKGEEAARPGLDRGLFITEEKRDELQYPIYEDRNGTHIMSSEDICILEYLDELMDAEIDSFKIEGIMKDAAYNAKVVAIYRAAIDTYMEDPAAFQDKTAEWMKEIEAIQPAERELTTGFFFKEQVY
- a CDS encoding peptidase U32 family protein, whose protein sequence is MTESNTSKIITPRGPILQKPEVLAPAGNLEKLKYAVRYGADAVYIGGQSLGLRANADNFSFDEMKEATEFAHAHNAKVFVATNIIAHNEDLHQVDEFMRNLQRAGIDAIIVADPALIQRTKQAAPDLELHLSTQASTTNWQTVQFWKEEGVSRVVLAREVSVQEIREIKKHVDIEIEAFIHGAMCISYSGRCVLSNHFTARDSNRGGCSQSCRWQYDMFESLPKEEAALGQIGKKALPMFGEEDPMFTMSSKDMCMLEYLPDMIDAGVDSFKIEGRMKSIHYVATVVNQYRRAVDAYCADPDNYKLSPEWMEEIWKASHRSMTTGFFYGTPAETEQLFGENEDIPQYDFAGLVLDYDAETGIATIQQRNKFSVGDTIEFFGPKMDRFTQTIGEMWNDKDEKIESAPHAMQIVKMRVDRPVAQHDMMRKEKK
- a CDS encoding peptidoglycan D,D-transpeptidase FtsI family protein; this translates as MSISRKKRRIFIVGLLFTFLYTGIISHLAWIQVVATRSFSPHHVDLVERAVAQRREKLVLNSGRGMIYDRQGTPLTGEEKVGLAIFPLVRYDLEKSGKVDKLARILGMTETEAFQLIKERKHAGFWEDGSGSVVALRPEQAREIQALSIAGVLPLPVTARYPKDELAPHIIGYIGQNAKLIQEKYMDDVQSGALHPNSKIGVAGLERTFQPFLAGVGEKSVSYYVDGRGNPLNGLDIRMNEAQNSFYPLSVMTTLDRTIQQKVEEALQASPLRKGAAVILDVGTREVLASASKPNFDPSRPNPGTNDWQNLAIKQTTPGSIFKMVVAAAALEEGLVKLDDHFVCKGQYGKYGFTCWKEGGHGELTFAEAFADSCNITFAEVAKKVGPEKLELYARKLGLNQEIGWQKMPFYKLGLFRQFDGEERGRVFAQDRPVQDEGVLIQTGIGQRDVQLTPLQAANMAAIIAGGGQKQKVKIVQSINYQNGTTFYRFEDRPLDGGMISPETASKLRGLMEGVVDHGTATMLRNLPWKAAGKSGTAQITVNGVARNNQWFVGYVPRENPKYAIAILAADQPTKGVNEATKLFGEIVTRMAQTEKK
- a CDS encoding phosphatase PAP2 family protein, which encodes MKQTLSRMTNKLSPGGSLSVVLTVGAVLALLLLFISTAIVDEVLEQETVQFDQMVYGWLHQMHSAAITADVIFLTNMGSAFRLIPIYVLIVIMLLIWRKREEALMLTFALGGGGALNYVLKQIFRRSRPDVEHLVEAGGYSFPSGHAMVSFIFYGMLAYLVWYYLYEYPVWRYLIPALLVLLGISIGISRIYLGVHYATDVIAGFTIGGIWLIACIVGLRALHWYKEKQSS
- the hemQ gene encoding hydrogen peroxide-dependent heme synthase, with product MSEAVHTLEGWFALHDFRTIDWVAWGAATEAERQEAIEELMAFMNDWTDMEEAKQGSSTAFTVVGHKADIAFMHLRPTLEDIEEVENEFNKTAFASYTVRDYSYVSVVELSSYMSQEADPMQDPAIRARLYPALPKTKHVCFYPMNKKREGNDNWYMLSMEERRGMMRSHGMIGRSYAGRVTQIITGSVGFDDWEWGVTLFSDDPITFKKLVYEMRFDEVSARFGEFGSFIIGNRLTNERLPEYLSM